A genomic stretch from Ovis canadensis isolate MfBH-ARS-UI-01 breed Bighorn chromosome 5, ARS-UI_OviCan_v2, whole genome shotgun sequence includes:
- the LOC138440789 gene encoding cytochrome P450 4F2-like isoform X1 — MLVCWLWSCCRMPAYSRHTDSPCTPSDHRMLELSLSWLGLGPVAASPWLLLLLVGASWILARVLAWTYASYNNFHRLRCFPQPPKRNWFLGHMGQYPSTEKGMRDFTQLVAKYPQGFRICLGPAIPIIIFCHPDMIRTVANASAAAAPKDVIFYDFLKPWLGDGLLLSAGDKWSRHRRMLTPAFHFNILKPYMKIFTKSADIMHAKWQRLITEGHTHLDMFEHISLMTLDSLQKCVFSYDSNCQEKPSEYIATILELSALVAKRNQQIFLHVDSLYFLTPDWWRFRRACRLVHDFTDAVIQERRHTLPSEGTDDFLKAKVKTKTLDFIDVLLLTKDEDGKGLSDEDIRAEADTFMFEGHDTTASGLSWVLYNLAKHPEYQERCRQEVQDLLRDRESKEIEWDDLAQLPFLTMCIKESLRLHPPVTVISRRYTQDTLLPDGRVIPKGVICLINIVGTHHNPSVWPDPEVYDPFRFEPENIKGRSPLAFIPFSVGPRNCIGQTFAMTEMKVILALTLLRFRVLPGEEPRRKPELILRAEGGLWLRVEPLSTGQQ; from the exons ATGCTGGTGTGTTGGCTGTGGTCCTGCTGTAGGATGCCTGCCTATTCCCGGCACACA GACTCACCCTGCACCCCATCTGACCACAGGATGCTGGAGCTGAGCCTGTCCTGGCTGGGGCTCGGGCCGGTGGCAGCCTCcccgtggctgctgctgctgctggttggTGCCTCCTGGATCCTGGCCCGCGTCCTGGCCTGGACCTACGCCTCCTACAACAACTTTCACCGCCTCCGATGTTTCCCACAGCCCCCAAAACGTAACTGGTTCTTGGGTCACATGGGCCAG TACCCATCCACGGAGAAGGGCATGCGGGACTTCACCCAGCTTGTAGCCAAGTACCCCCAGGGATTTAGGATCTGCCTTGGCCCTGCTATTCCCATCATCATTTTCTGCCACCCTGACATGATCCGGACTGTCGCCAACGCCTCAG CTGCTGCTGCACCCAAGGATGTGATCTTCTATGACTTTCTGAAGCCCTGGCTGG GAGATGGGCTCCTGCTGAGTGCTGGTGACAAGTGGAGCAGGCACCGTCGCATGCTGACACCTGCCTTCCACTTCAACATCCTGAAGCCCTATATGAAGATTTTCACCAAGAGCGCAGACATCATGCAT GCCAAGTGGCAGCGTCTGATCACAGAAGGCCACACCCATCTGGACATGTTTGAACACATCAGCCTCATGACCCTGGACAGTTTGCAGAAATGCGTCTTCAGTTATGATAGCAATTGCCAAGA GAAGCCCAGTGAATATATTGCCACCATCTTGGAGCTCAGTGCACTTGTGGCAAAGCGgaaccagcagatcttcctgcaCGTGGACTCTCTGTACTTCCTCACCCCAGACTGGTGGCGCTTCCGCAGGGCCTGCCGCCTGGTGCACGACTTCACAGATGCAGTCATTCAGGAGCGGCGCCACACCCTTCCCAGTGAGGGTACTGATGATTTCCTCAAGGCCAAGGTGAAGACCAAGACTTTGGACTTCATCGATGTGCTTCTGTTGACCAAG GATGAAGATGGGAAGGGATTATCAGATGAAGATATCCGGGCTGAAGCTGACACCTTCATGTTTGAGG GCCATGACACCACAGCTAGTGGTCTCTCCTGGGTCCTGTACAACCTTGCAAAGCACCCAGAATACCAGGAGCGCTGCCGGCAAGAAGTGCAAGACCTTCTGAGGGACCGTGAGTCTAAAGAGATTGAGTG GGACGACCTGGCCCAGTTGCCCTTCCTGACCATGTGCATCAAGGAGAGTCTGCGATTGCACCCCCCAGTCACAGTCATCTCCCGCCGCTATACCCAGGACACTTTGCTTCCAGATGGCCGGGTCATCCCCAAAG GTGTTATCTGCCTCATCAATATTGTTGGGACTCACCACAACCCATCTGTGTGGCCAGACCCTGAG GTCTATGACCCCTTCCGCTTCGAGCCAGAAAACATCAAGGGGAGGTCACCTCTGGCTTTTATTCCCTTCTCAGTGGGACCCAG GAACTGCATCGGGCAGACGTTTGCCATGACGGAGATGAAGGTGATCCTGGCGCTCACGCTACTGCGCTTCCGCGTCCTGCCGGGTGAGGAGCCTCGCCGGAAGCCAGAGCTGATCCTGCGTGCGGAGGGCGGACTTTGGCTGCGGGTGGAGCCTCTGAGCACAGGCCAGCAATGA
- the LOC138440789 gene encoding cytochrome P450 4F2-like isoform X2 produces MLELSLSWLGLGPVAASPWLLLLLVGASWILARVLAWTYASYNNFHRLRCFPQPPKRNWFLGHMGQYPSTEKGMRDFTQLVAKYPQGFRICLGPAIPIIIFCHPDMIRTVANASAAAAPKDVIFYDFLKPWLGDGLLLSAGDKWSRHRRMLTPAFHFNILKPYMKIFTKSADIMHAKWQRLITEGHTHLDMFEHISLMTLDSLQKCVFSYDSNCQEKPSEYIATILELSALVAKRNQQIFLHVDSLYFLTPDWWRFRRACRLVHDFTDAVIQERRHTLPSEGTDDFLKAKVKTKTLDFIDVLLLTKDEDGKGLSDEDIRAEADTFMFEGHDTTASGLSWVLYNLAKHPEYQERCRQEVQDLLRDRESKEIEWDDLAQLPFLTMCIKESLRLHPPVTVISRRYTQDTLLPDGRVIPKGVICLINIVGTHHNPSVWPDPEVYDPFRFEPENIKGRSPLAFIPFSVGPRNCIGQTFAMTEMKVILALTLLRFRVLPGEEPRRKPELILRAEGGLWLRVEPLSTGQQ; encoded by the exons ATGCTGGAGCTGAGCCTGTCCTGGCTGGGGCTCGGGCCGGTGGCAGCCTCcccgtggctgctgctgctgctggttggTGCCTCCTGGATCCTGGCCCGCGTCCTGGCCTGGACCTACGCCTCCTACAACAACTTTCACCGCCTCCGATGTTTCCCACAGCCCCCAAAACGTAACTGGTTCTTGGGTCACATGGGCCAG TACCCATCCACGGAGAAGGGCATGCGGGACTTCACCCAGCTTGTAGCCAAGTACCCCCAGGGATTTAGGATCTGCCTTGGCCCTGCTATTCCCATCATCATTTTCTGCCACCCTGACATGATCCGGACTGTCGCCAACGCCTCAG CTGCTGCTGCACCCAAGGATGTGATCTTCTATGACTTTCTGAAGCCCTGGCTGG GAGATGGGCTCCTGCTGAGTGCTGGTGACAAGTGGAGCAGGCACCGTCGCATGCTGACACCTGCCTTCCACTTCAACATCCTGAAGCCCTATATGAAGATTTTCACCAAGAGCGCAGACATCATGCAT GCCAAGTGGCAGCGTCTGATCACAGAAGGCCACACCCATCTGGACATGTTTGAACACATCAGCCTCATGACCCTGGACAGTTTGCAGAAATGCGTCTTCAGTTATGATAGCAATTGCCAAGA GAAGCCCAGTGAATATATTGCCACCATCTTGGAGCTCAGTGCACTTGTGGCAAAGCGgaaccagcagatcttcctgcaCGTGGACTCTCTGTACTTCCTCACCCCAGACTGGTGGCGCTTCCGCAGGGCCTGCCGCCTGGTGCACGACTTCACAGATGCAGTCATTCAGGAGCGGCGCCACACCCTTCCCAGTGAGGGTACTGATGATTTCCTCAAGGCCAAGGTGAAGACCAAGACTTTGGACTTCATCGATGTGCTTCTGTTGACCAAG GATGAAGATGGGAAGGGATTATCAGATGAAGATATCCGGGCTGAAGCTGACACCTTCATGTTTGAGG GCCATGACACCACAGCTAGTGGTCTCTCCTGGGTCCTGTACAACCTTGCAAAGCACCCAGAATACCAGGAGCGCTGCCGGCAAGAAGTGCAAGACCTTCTGAGGGACCGTGAGTCTAAAGAGATTGAGTG GGACGACCTGGCCCAGTTGCCCTTCCTGACCATGTGCATCAAGGAGAGTCTGCGATTGCACCCCCCAGTCACAGTCATCTCCCGCCGCTATACCCAGGACACTTTGCTTCCAGATGGCCGGGTCATCCCCAAAG GTGTTATCTGCCTCATCAATATTGTTGGGACTCACCACAACCCATCTGTGTGGCCAGACCCTGAG GTCTATGACCCCTTCCGCTTCGAGCCAGAAAACATCAAGGGGAGGTCACCTCTGGCTTTTATTCCCTTCTCAGTGGGACCCAG GAACTGCATCGGGCAGACGTTTGCCATGACGGAGATGAAGGTGATCCTGGCGCTCACGCTACTGCGCTTCCGCGTCCTGCCGGGTGAGGAGCCTCGCCGGAAGCCAGAGCTGATCCTGCGTGCGGAGGGCGGACTTTGGCTGCGGGTGGAGCCTCTGAGCACAGGCCAGCAATGA